Proteins encoded together in one Planctomyces sp. SH-PL14 window:
- a CDS encoding carboxypeptidase-like regulatory domain-containing protein, which translates to MVAALFCLSGCDGYSTVSGVVVDGDGAPIPDARVGVALEGYGLGTGGTSDAAGAFSESGTHRPVRHGVLDLVVEKPGYRREHRRLPLKDDNQRLRIVLERLPPGFQEPNPTGL; encoded by the coding sequence ATGGTGGCCGCGCTGTTCTGCCTGTCGGGCTGTGACGGTTACTCGACCGTCTCGGGGGTTGTTGTCGATGGTGACGGCGCTCCGATTCCTGACGCACGCGTTGGAGTCGCGCTGGAGGGCTACGGCCTTGGAACCGGGGGAACCTCGGACGCCGCGGGAGCGTTCTCCGAGTCGGGCACACACCGGCCGGTTCGACATGGCGTGTTGGACCTCGTCGTCGAAAAACCGGGTTACCGAAGAGAGCACCGGCGCCTGCCTCTCAAGGACGACAACCAGCGGCTGCGAATCGTCCTCGAACGCCTGCCGCCGGGGTTTCAGGAGCCGAATCCGACGGGGCTGTAA
- a CDS encoding DUF4429 domain-containing protein: protein MTPVHTMAGVGEILEVFEDKVRITPQGVLGFLTKGLQGTKTIPIASIRAIQFKKSAMTNGYLQFTVPGGSESRGGVFSAASDENTFMFAGQNELAESIRDFIEARMPMIRSSAKGAAGWVAELSQLAELRSQGALTEEEFQRAKERLLGPA, encoded by the coding sequence ATGACTCCCGTTCACACCATGGCCGGCGTGGGAGAGATCCTCGAGGTCTTTGAGGACAAGGTCCGCATCACGCCGCAGGGGGTTCTCGGCTTCCTGACCAAGGGGCTCCAGGGGACCAAGACGATCCCGATCGCCTCGATCCGGGCGATCCAGTTCAAGAAGTCGGCGATGACGAACGGCTACCTGCAGTTCACGGTCCCCGGCGGCAGCGAGTCGCGAGGAGGCGTGTTCTCGGCCGCTTCGGACGAGAACACGTTCATGTTCGCCGGCCAGAACGAGCTCGCGGAGTCGATCCGCGACTTCATCGAAGCCCGGATGCCGATGATCCGGTCCTCCGCCAAGGGAGCCGCCGGCTGGGTTGCCGAGCTCTCGCAGCTCGCGGAACTCCGCAGCCAGGGGGCCCTCACCGAGGAGGAGTTCCAGCGGGCCAAGGAGCGCCTGCTCGGCCCGGCGTGA
- a CDS encoding tetratricopeptide repeat protein, whose protein sequence is MRIILIALCTIALFFGIALLGAARSAIHEIEAFVLFLIAAVLLSGAGIIEAVNLASKKLLAAIDSAGETLSARDADFAAAPPRAAFAPAVPPQPSPSVAPSYRPAPPPLAPPAFTPPSMVRPAFSPPAAPLDEEVPSIDEFEVADESTGGEEERAQELYEQARSFAKGGDGHAAVSTLRQVVRLFPQSRAAEKAKRTLGKNGATA, encoded by the coding sequence ATGCGGATTATTCTGATCGCTCTCTGCACCATCGCCCTCTTCTTCGGGATCGCACTGCTCGGTGCAGCACGGAGCGCGATTCATGAGATCGAAGCCTTCGTCCTGTTCCTGATCGCCGCGGTCCTGCTGTCCGGAGCCGGGATCATCGAAGCGGTCAACCTGGCGAGCAAGAAGCTGCTGGCCGCGATCGACTCGGCCGGGGAGACACTTTCGGCCCGGGACGCCGACTTTGCGGCCGCTCCGCCGCGGGCGGCCTTCGCTCCGGCGGTTCCTCCGCAACCATCCCCATCGGTCGCTCCCTCGTACCGGCCGGCTCCGCCGCCGCTCGCGCCCCCTGCATTCACCCCGCCGTCGATGGTCCGGCCGGCGTTCTCTCCACCGGCGGCGCCCCTGGACGAGGAGGTTCCTTCGATCGACGAGTTCGAAGTGGCCGACGAGTCGACCGGAGGGGAGGAGGAACGGGCCCAGGAGCTCTATGAACAGGCCCGGTCTTTTGCCAAGGGAGGGGACGGGCATGCGGCCGTCAGCACCCTGCGGCAGGTGGTCCGGCTCTTCCCGCAGTCCCGCGCGGCGGAGAAGGCCAAGCGAACGCTCGGAAAGAATGGCGCGACCGCCTGA